The DNA window TTCCACACACTTGGGAGCAACTGtgcaagtaaaagaaaaaaaaaaacacgttttgccaaataaacacttaaaaggtgtcagaTTTGTAAGGGTTTATTGCTTATTTCATGTAGAACAACTCTTTCCTTTAGTAATCCCTTATAgggaaattctttctctgcatttgacccatccaatctttcacacagtagtgtgtgcAAACAGAGCAGTGTGCTCCTGCCTGTGTAACACCCAGTGAGGAAGTTGGGGGTTAGTGCGttgctcaaggcacctcagccatggacattAGGGGATGCAAACCTGTGACCACTATGCCACAATTCCCCACTTCCATTtatgtaaaaagtaaaagtgatAGTCTTCAACACCAAAAACCCACAGTGCAGAAGATCTAAATCAGCTCATACTAAGGATAGCAAAAGGAGACAGAACATGACAATACAAAGGGTGGATATGGTTTACTCTCGTCAAGCGATATTGTGTGTTTGCAAAACAGCCACACTTGCAGTAGACACGGGACATCTTCAAATGAATGGCAGTAGTTTTAATGTCAACGCTTAATGGTCTTGGCAATGACAATGACCATTTCAAAATAACAGTTTGGTCCAATTGTTATAGCTGATAGTAGATCAAAATTAAGCCGAATTAAAGTGAGCTTGGAATAGGAATCCAACATATCATCCTAGTGTTCCAATTTACTTTTAAAGTGATAcgaaaatgtgtttattgaatAAATCATTTACCAAGTATACCCAATGGCTTTGTAATGTCTTCAGTGTCTTGTCTCTTCAGTGTTGCATAGTAATATTTAGACAGCAAGTTTAGTTATGCAGGATAAGTACTCACTCCACAACATCGTCCTGATCAGCAAACTCTTCATCATTGAAGCCGAACTGCTCAATAAAATTGGACGTCATTTGTTGCATCTGATAATCAGAAAAGGCCTGGCAAAACCCAGGACCAACGATAATGATGTAGGTCTTGGCACTACACAAAGCTGGTCATAACTTGAACTACATACAATAGCAAATGCATGcgaaaaatgtcttatcaaaacagaatgaataaaaCGTTTACTAGTCAGGTTAAAACACTTGGGCAcacaaaaatattcataaacagATGCAAAGTGCTACAATtaagaaattatatatatatattttttaatttgaagtttCTTGAACATCATTAGTtattaagtaaaataaacatcaaatcaTGGTAGCAAGAGAGAGCAagattgtttgttgttttttttcaacagatGAATATAGCAGAAAAACTGGGCTTCTATTTAAGACTTTCACAGAAAGGCTACTAAATGTTTGTACATAAATTAGGTCAGTGTGGCTATGGGTCTGCTTTGTGGGCATATACTCTGTGTATCTTTAGCTCTTACTTGTTGAAGAGAGGAGTCCTGGTGAAAGCCACTGTCTTTAAAGTCCACCTCGTCATCACTGGAAGAATGGATATGGTGTGTGTTCACctaataaaatatttgttataGAAAAAAGGTCAAGACAATTGTCATCACTTCATTCAAGCCTTGCTTTATAGACTGAGTTTTAATCCGTCACCAATATCATTAcaaatttaatgtgtttttctacagagcaaacacaaaatacatgtGCCAGAGTCTAAATAACATGTAGTGGAATTAAAGTCAATGCTTAATATTGCCTGCTTACTCACCAGGTCGacagtgtttcttttgtttgtgtcagcCAGCTGCCCAGAAATGAAGGCTTCCCATTTTTCTCTGTCCTCTACGGGGAGCtctgtgtctcacacacacacacacacagtttttcacATGGAGTGTATTTATCAAAAACGGCGCTTTGAAATCCATGCCACATAgacattgtttttaataaattggCTAGGCATGAATGAAGCTGAAGCCACAAGAAGATTAACCTCCAGTCATCACCGATATAGGAATTTCACACATAACACAATATAGAGACTGTTcacagaagatgatgatggtaaATTGCATTGAAAAAATGATTTATCACAGCAAGATGAGCAGTGAGAGAAGGGGGTTCTCACCAGAGATGAGGTGTTGTATTTGAGGTCCATTAGCACCTTTGTCACAGTTATGAATTATAGAATTGGCTATTCTGGTGAGATGACCCATGTAGCCTCGTCGTCGACCACCTTCCGCCCTAAAACACACATAGATAACAATGATTTAGACATTACTctttactattattactattactactttAGCACTAGAGCCAAGCATTCTTCACTTAAAAAGACTTACTGTTCTTTCTCGTTGGAGGTCCAGGCATCCAAGATTCTTTGAATAAACTGGCACTTTTGAAAAAgctgtttgaaaaacaaaacaaaacacaagaacaccaaaatacaacaaattcagtaaatcaaaaaaaaatctaggtTAAAACCGTACCAACATTTATCAGGTTACAGTAGGGATGTAACGATTACTGGTTTCATGATAAACTTTCATGATAAATTCCTTATGGTTAGTATCACAGTTTCAAATTTTTATTATcgttttaacaataataaaaattttaacCGTGTCAATCAGGATGTCCGACACAAGTCCAGTCAATTTTTCTAAGAAAATGTTccgtgttaaaaacaaatcccaaagcaaacactgaaatgtgttttgtttttccaggagtaacattaatgtgtgtgggtcagaataataataatacatttgctCTTAGACTATTTACACAGTGGGTGTGTAGAAGGTAAACCCAGTGATGCTACGGCCACTACATCCTTAAGTTCACTGTGctcatattttttaattgtttttttaaaataaaatttcaacAACACcgtgataataatgataaccgTGAGAATTGTGGTCACAGTAATCGTGAATATATGAATTTTTCATATTGTTACACctctttaaaattaaattgtggTTTCATGGTAATCTTACTATAAAAATTACAATATGATTCAATTTAGCAGAACACACGTGTGTTAACTGCGTAATGACAGCCAATATTAAGCAGATTTGCTATAGTCCCAGCAGTAAATGCTTGTGCAGTAGGGTTGAGCGGCAATACGGTAATAAGGTAGACCAGCGGTGTCTTTCAGAAGCAACAGTATCAGTTTCAATACCGTCattagtcattaaaaaaaattgcagtgcACTTATATAGGAGATCAGgattaaatataagatataattttTCAAGCCTAAAAATGATTCTATGTCcactgtttgtgtgcgtgtgcggtGCATTCTGCGCAAAAACTGTTCTGGATGGTCaggttaatttaattgtttgactgttgtatttgcacTTCTTAAGCTGTTGCTAATAAAAGTTGTTGGTGTAGGCACAAGCCAACAGTGTGGTGATGCTGTTGGGCCCGTCCGCGGTGCGCTTGTGTGAGCGTCGTGTATTTGGTCCGTCTTGCACGCAACTTCAAAACCTACCGGGAGCGTTTCAGAAGCGAGCGTTTAGCCCGCCAGACTTTGTTGACTTGCTCAGATTTGGCCATTTTCTTCTAAACATGCTTCTACATGTATAAATATGCTACGCAGTTAAtaagttttgcttttgtttgtttttacgaCCGGCAGTTTGCACGGGgtattttatttggaaaatCCACTggactctttgttttttctgtgtctggttTCCGCCCACTCGAGATAGTCTGTGTAAATTAACGTGTGCTTCGTAATTTTTAATTAGTCGGTAAAATGTGGAGACGGTATGAAGGTATCAAAATTTGGATACCGCCCAACCCTATTGTGCAGGAAGAGAAACAATAACTTCAAATAAAGATACATTTATGAACTgatcaatatttattttctcttgtatGCAAATCTTACATGTGTGATGAGGATGCTGTCCCTTGCATGTTCCTGCTCTGTGACATGCTGGGTGTCTGTGGTGGCAGGGGGCATAGCCAGAATCATGGCTGTGCAGATTTCCACCTGAATGTGGAGGAAGTTGTTCCAGATGTATTTGAAATACATATCCTGTTGAGTAAAGCAAACATTATAGAAGATGCATTAGTAAATGCATGATTTGGATAGAATGGATGTGGTGGTTCAGAatccaggagaaaaaaaaaagaaaaaaaagaatgggacaaaaacactgtgttccaaattattatgcaaatacaaattcaattaaatagatttgtttttcaatgtTGGTTTGATCACTGACGTCAATCTCAGGCGGGTTTAAGGGGCAGCATAGTACTTACAGAGGGTATATACAGGAATCTTGAAGTTAATTTCAATACCTTTAAGACTTTTTCAACGCcttctcaatattttttaataactcATCGCCACTTCGAATCATAACCATTTAcatcagtgacacctttaaCTTTTTAGTTGTTAAAGtttaacagttttagtttaCGATCAAGACTACAGACCACCATCACACAACTAGGGATGTAACGATTACAGGTTTCATGATAAACCGTAAAATGACGGTGACCTTTAGTAATAccatttcaaatttttattatcattaaaacaatgtctgattattatttgttttttcaaaacaaaaattgGTTAATTATTTCAGTGTGGGTATACAAGTACTTTTTGAACACTTttagcacatttcaacaatactgtgataataatgataactgATAATTTTGGTAACAATAatcatgaaatgaaattttCATATCGTTACATCTCTACATAAACAGAATTCAAATAGGCTGGGAGAATAAATCGAAGGCAAAGTTTGAAGACAAATTTAGAGTAAACACTTGTATAACGCATGAACTCAAAACTAGTTTACACGCAGCATTGCTGTTCCACCCAGAATAAAGACAGTTCTACTAGCTGAGGTCTGTCACTTCAGGTGCGGCTACTGATGGCGGTGTAACGTTAACACTGGGTTGTGGTCGCACAACGTTACTGGCACAGAAGCTAAAAATGGATCGCAGTTACTAACAGTGGACATGTGACTAGCACCATGACATGGTGTGCTTGTACCAAGAGTGCCAGGGCGCACTCGGGGCGCACTCTGGTCTTTTGAAACGTTGTTTGTGCCTCTGAATTTACGTCCGCGTACAGAAATTTGAACGCACCCATAGTAGTCCAGTTGTTATGTTATGGGATCATCTGTAGTTTTTGGACTCAAACGTAAAATTTATCTCAAATTTTAAGACCTCATAAAGTCACGATAAGAcctttttttaatacttttaaggGTCTTAATTTCCCAAAAGTTGAATTATCAGCTTATATTACTTTTCCAGAACCTGCACATACggttgaggaggttgttcaCCATGACTAGTAAGTCACTGACTTAGTCatgtcacaaaaaaattaaaagatcattgtactgtgaaaacatttgtgtgcGGTTCAGAGTGCAGACAAGTTTCATAAATATGGGAAAGTTTCTGTAAGGCACATTCAGCATAATGACCACTGCAAGTCCATGATCACAGTGGCGTAATCACATTATGTGgaagaaaatgcagttttatacccagtttttgtttctgcaaaatAATGACACTTCAATGTCCCCCGCATTACCCTGAACCAAGCAGGCCAAGGCACGGTTGCCTCTGACAAATACGCCATCAAGTTGAAACGCATGACGCAACGTCATATCAAAATTACTGTTAGACATATATAGATAGACATATATACATGGCTGTAACCATACATGGTTACAGCcatgtatatatgtctatggttACAGCAGTGCAATGGAGAGGAGACCCGATAACAAAGCTGCCATGACTTTCTTGGTCTTTGTAAACAATCTTCAAGTCAACCCTCTCCCTCTGACCAACGTAAATCCTTTGTTGCTGCCATTGTTGGGATGAAGGGATGGTAGTTTGCTTTATACGACATGATTACGTGGTTACATTCAGCGCGTCGCATACTTAACAGCGGTTGGGCGCATGTGTGACCAATTGTTCCATGCCGAAGTCCACCTCTTTAAACCATGCCATGCCAGGGAAACGTACCGTATCCAGGCACAGTACACTTGTGCTCCAAAGCACACCACATCctctgtaaaacatggtggaTGCAGTGTGATAACAGTGCATGCTTCCAAAAGCTCTCAGTCACTAGTTTTAATGGATGCTGCGACTGAAGACAGAAGCAGCCAGATACAACATAGAGCAAAAGCAATCCAGGAGTTTTTAAGGCAAAAAACGGAATATTATGCAATGGCAGAGtcaatcaccagatctcaacccGATCGAGCACACACTTGTCTTGCTTGAGACAAAGCTTAAGGCAGAAAGAccaacaaacaagcaacaactgaGGAAAGCTGCAGTAGaggcctggcaaagcatcacgAAGAAGGAAACCCAGCgtttggtgatgtccatgggttccagaTTTCAGGCAGTCATGGCCTGCAAAGGATTCTctccaaaaaattaaaaatgtcaaaaagctCCTGAAATGAGACTGTATAAAAATTGACGTAATTTCTACTGAAACCCAACCTTAAGATAATTTTGTTCAATCCCTGAAAGTCTGTACTTCCATTGCATCACAAATGATTCAATTCAAATCCAACATGGTGGCATCCACAGCCCAAACCATGAAGATTGTGTCACTTTCCAAATATACATCGGCCTCACTGTACgtacagaaaaaatattttccaagACATTTTGTACGCCATACAGCAGGTATGACTGCATGATCCCTGGCATCTAAACaaactgtgcaaacattttatcCTTCCAATATACTATCTGGATCATACAACAAAGATGTAATCTTCATCTCCAAACTGGAGTCTAAAGAATGATGTAGAGACAATGAGATTTGTCATGAGTCTGTGTTTTGGCAAACTTAGCCTataagacattttattattattgaagatACTTTGAAATGCTTCACAAATCTGCAGCTgtattttaatatacagtatcttGCTTATAAAGGGCATAAAAGTTGCAAaagcttcataaaaaaaaatctaaatatagaTCATACTCACAAGTATGACTCCCAGTGTGTTGAGATTGATTAATTCTGTGttgatgctgtgtgtgttgctttgcaACAGACTGGCCACCAATCTGACCACATTGAGTCTCGTATTGCCCACTGGAGGGTCCAGTACCCCCCACGTCGTCTTCATCACATTCCTCTGATGGTGGAGAACAAGCATTGTTTAGCATTTGCACAGGTGACTATAGTAGATGAATAAATCCATAATAATTACTCGAGATTTCAAATTAATCTGCAAATGGAAATTAATGTGTTGGGAGTAATTATAGTTAACtacttatattattattatataatcaTAAATAACAGCTCATAGCTGTCAGTGTGGTTTTCACCTTTGGGGGTTCCAGTAACAGCTGATGAAAATCTTTGAGTCGCGGTCTCACAGCCTCCAAGATACTGTGATTGACAGAGAATGAAGGGTGGGACATCCCAGGTGGGCACTCCATATGACCCTCAAACCTacaaaatcaaaatgtaatGAGTATGTTTTCCAAACCAGCCTTTTGGGCTCTGTCTACAGTCACAGGaagggaatgtttttttttttttttttttaacttaaactgAATTCTTCCACGTTCTCCAACAATTCCATCATACTGTACAtcaaaaccaaattaaaaatagaaggcagacaacagaacagaacataCGCTGGTCTCCTTGTCTCAAACAGTGTGAGGAGGATCTGGATGACACTGACAATTGCAGATTCATTCTTCTCTTTGTCGAAGATATTAGACAGCAGTTGTTCCACTGTTTCCTGTCTGAGGTGAAAGAAGACAgacatgaatataaatatgaagcagGTTTTGGTATGAATAATGATAATTACAACAACTATACTCATTATTTCACTTGAATATAACACATTATATTCTTCAAATTGTTACAAAGATTaattaacacaacaacaaatagatgcaaagagagaacagaaataCTGGAAAAGGCAGCACTAAACTTTAaagaataaacattaaaataatacaaccTTTAACCAATTATACAgtttgctgttgtgttattgAGATGTTATTCCTTTCTTTCTATCCATCTCTGCTTATCTTTTCAGTCACTTAGCTCTACTAAAGGTGAATGTGGTTGTAGAGATGGCGCCAATAGAAACACTAGCTGTCTCTTAGGACATTTTATTGATGGGTAAACTGTAAACAATGAGAATCTGTTGTTATTGGTGGTACACAGAGGTATGTCAGGCCTTAGTAGAAAACTTAGGGTACACCCACACTAGCCAGTTGTCCTGTACTGTGCCGAGTACGAATGACGCCGTCCTGCCGCCCACATTCACATTACGAACCAAAGAGCCGAGGCACGGTTGCCTTTGACACATGTCATCATGTTGATGTACAACATATGCACTCAGCAATTGTAACTATATAGTCAGTATGTTGACTTCTTGCACTCCTTGTAAGGAACATTAGACGCACACACCATTGTTGATTTCGAATCAACTGTCAAACCTAAAACACGCCTTCCGCTGCCAGTAGTTTCAGAGAGGATACTGACTGGTTGAACCACTTAGGTTTAGCCTGGCAAGATGGACTGGAAAGTGATTTCACAAAAATCCATCTGCCTGTGAAACACtacaaagacatttttgttCTGTACAGTAGAGTTTAGATGAGTTTTAGGAACAAGTGTGTACTTTTCAAGTGTGGCCAGAAGTGGGTCAGGCTCTGAGCAGCCCTGGACCTGGAACATCTGGTCTCTGCTCAGTCTAATGATCTCACACAGTGACTGGGAAGCGTTGGAGTGCctctgaaaagaaagaagaaaaaaaaagagaggaggaataaaataaaccatatTTGATCTTTTATATGACTCCTGAAATTGTGCATACTGTAGGActacaacaaacaaatatttccagttttgGTATTCATTTCATACAACTTTATAATCTGTGCATCCCTATAACTTACTGGATAATTTATTTGAATCATTCCTGGCACAGGCAAATTCCAGAATTGGGGCTCGAATATGCTGCCAATTAATTTTCAACAATTCTGAACATATTGTAAATATGTTAATTATATGAAGGTTCCTCCACATAGATTTTTTTGTAACAAGACATGTCGGAAACTACATAAAGAAAGTACATATTTACGCCTtttcaaaggtaaaaaaaaaaataaaaatccactccCTGCCCCCCAAAAGCACACAGGAGTTAAAAGATCCTGAGGGCCAAAGGACAAAAAGGCAGTGTGTTACTCACATCTTCATCTTGAGAAGACTGTACCATGTCCACCAGTCTCTGAATCACTTTCTCCTCATTCAACCACTAAAAGTAAAGAACAGAAATGATAAGCAGCACAAAAAACATTGGATGGAAATTCAAAAGAACACAAATCATAACCACCTCCAATGGAACAAAAGTAAATTTTACATATGAACTAATCATTTGAAAACACCAAACTTACACAACACATGGGTTTGTGTACTATTaaactttctgcataaaaatgactttctTCAGAAAATCCtaaaaggagacaaacagaACCCATGATAAGACAAATAGTTGTGAATTTCTATGTTCAGGAAAATCTGTTAATATCTGTtaagtgtaaaaatgtgtgaaCCCTTGATTTCAGTCCGTCTGGTCTGGTTGAGGACTTTGGTCTGACTACCTTGTGCAAAAATAGCAACATAATGTTTCCAGTAACTTTTGATCAGTcatctacagcagcttggaagAATTTTAGCCTATCCCACTACAGAActgcttcagttctgagatgtagGTGGGGTTCCTCACAGGTGCTTGCACAACTTctgttggattaaggtcaggacttggccattttaaataattctgaTCTTCTTCGTGCTTGTGCTCATCGTTTTCTTGGTGCATGGCCTAGTTTCTCTTGGACTGATATTCTGACATTTTCACAGGTATCATTAGGAACTCTAGCTATCCTGGACCAGatgcaggggggaaaaaaaaccctaacCAAACAGGGACATCACCATCATGTTTTACAGATGGGATGAAGTTCTGaagctggaatgcagtgttttttgtCTCCAAATATGActcctctcatttaaaccaaacaactCAACTTTGGCATTTCCTGTTCACAAAACAGTTTCGCAACAGTGTTCTGGCTTGTCAGCAcctaatgataaataaatatggattaaCAGTTAGATTCACTAAAATCCCTGCAGAGCAGAACATCTAGGTAGATAGTGTGTACAAGCGTGAACAGAGGAGAACTTTCTGTGCTCATCTGGTCAGaacaagaaaatgcattttggagCGATCACAGCAATTATGGTCTGCGTCATTGCCACGTGTAGTTACATGTCCAGGGAGGTGTACATCAGGCCACGACGTAGGGTCCTTGGGTAGGGTCCAGTGTGACACGTAGCAACAGCATCAACACGACGTGGTGCTCTAAAACGTGCACTGGTCCTTCCCACCCTGCCATTCACACCATGGTTCTCTTGATGATGGattcattaacattaacactgccaatgtgagagaggacCTTAGTTTCTTTGAAGTCACGCTGTATTCCTTTGAAACCTCTGCATCTTTCTTTTacagtgatctttgttggttgACAACTCCTGTGAAGGATAGCTGAGATTCTCAGAAAGCTAATTTTGCCAGTTTCATTGCATTTATGGGAAACACAGATTGACGTTAAGAGGTGCACTTAGACAAATATAATGTTTCATTTgcttgattgggttctctttgtctactttcaggacatCAGGAAAATCCACAGTCGTTTTGAAGTTTTGAAATTCTGAAGGGCACAAAAACTGCATGAACCATAAACCAAGATAACAAATGTGGTTTTCAGTAAGATTACAGAACTAATTAAATCGATAAATATGTAAACTTTGGGTTTTCTGCTGTCCAAATCCAATTCATTCTACCTATTCATCTCAAGAATCCATCTACATTTAAGTATCTTCATTGTCACTACTGTTAATATAAAACCAGTGGCATCTCTCATCTGCTTGGCTTCAGAAAGTTTGTCCTCAATAGAGGATTTGAGCTATGTGAGATTAAACCAAACAGAACTGATTAAAGTTTTCTTGTGGGTTGCAAGGGTCCAAATTTACTTGATTGCAAGTCAATAGACATTTGTTGAAAAGCCAATAACATTGATCCACCACCCACATTGAGAACATCTTGTCGTAGCTGCTGTGGTTCAACACAGGTGAGCATTCTGAGCAGCAGGTCCATGATCGCAGATGTCCCGATGTGTTTGATCATCAAATCTACAAAGTCCTCCCTCTTCCGCAGAAAATCCACTAtctataaacataaacattcaaTTGTGAAATTACGTCTTGCAATTATTAAAGACAAACTGTCATGCGTCATAcagaattaagaaaaaaagactatagaactacagtaaaaaaaagactaaacatTCACAGTATAGATACATTTTGGTTACATCTGGTGACGTGTATCCTGTtctttgaatgaaaacactgtcAGACTTACTTGTTCAGGCTTGCGTCCTATAAGAATTGATAGGACCTTGGAGAAGAAGCTGGCTAGGAGCGGGTTGAGCGGTGGCTCATTCTGGAGGAAACCATACAGTTTCATCAGCAATTTTTCATCTTCTCCCAGTCTGTCATTGATCTGGCTCACATCTGACGTAAGTAGTTCACATGATATGTTGGGATAcctataaaaacaaacactgctaCTTAATTTTCAAATGTCATATGTTATGATACAAGCTGATATAACATCATTTATGCTTTGGGAACTCAGGACTTTTCCACATTTAACAGGAAATGGCAAACAATACTGAAAatcaaagcaataaaaaaaaacataaaaccataAACCTAGTCTATCCTGAAACAGGATAAAtcaattaaatacatttttacactttgacATCAGGTTTAGAATTTTGACAGCTATTCACTAATCACTGTAGTAAATCATGAAGTGCATACATGAAAATTTACATTACAAATTAAGCAGTCCTTAAAgcaaataatatataatatataatataataatatagctTTTTCTGTGAACTAATACAACCATTAGCAGTAAACTAAAACAATGGATGGCTGCCATACATGCATTACAGCAAAGCAATACACACTGGAGATGGTTCAGCCTTACCACCATGTTTTCTTACTTGTATTTAACCTTCTCCTCAACATCAGTACTGGGTTCTTGAGTGATGAAGGAAACCAGGTCCTCCATGCACTGCGGTCTGAGCAGGAAGTCAACCAGTTTGTGGTTTTGAGCTTTGCACTCCTGCAGGACGTCGTCCTCATCCATTACCTCTGTAAGTGTCACATCCTCCTTCTCTAGCAGTGTGTCAATGTGGGATGTGGTGTGGAGGTCAAATTTCCAAAACATGTCGGTTCTtcaaaaatatctaaataaatcGAACAGGTAATAACACAacttaacacaaacacaactatCATATGTCATTAAGAAATGCATTAGATGTGGCCAGAATAGCTTGTTCTTCTGCATACCTGGGAGTATTGGCGGAGCTCAAGTTAAAAAGATTTATGTTCTAGTCTTTGGGAGTTATGGCCCATTCCAGGCAAGTCACATGGACTGGGAGGCAGACAGCGGTGATGGAcaggctgacaaaaaaaaggaaacatacaGCAGTTTACTAGTACATACCTATGTGGGCGATACAGAAACAGACATGTTTTCCAAGTTGTCCACTGCGTTTTATATGATTTCAACAATTTAGACTTGCAGACGGAACTACAGAAGGCCCAAATTATTCACATATAGTCTAGCACAACAATGCAATCAATATTGATCATGTCCAGCATATATTTGTGATCAGAGAACACTAAAACAATCTTGAAGAAACATTTCTCAGCCTATGTACAGTTCCAGACTTGCTCGCTCATGCTAATAAGCACTCCACATCATTTAAAACCAATCTAAGTGGAtcattattcaaataaatatttgatatgCAAAAGTGTCCAACCTCATAGTTCGACAtttacactgaataaaaaacatatgcagtaaaacatttcagaatttTGATAGGACTATGGTGTGGGCTCTGGATGGaccactccaaaaaaaaaatcattcgcTTTCTGTGGACACCATGCCTTTGTTTTGAATGTGTTCTTTGGAAACTTCTCTAAACAACTCACTATATTTTTAGATTACTAGCATGCCATAAAGGCCCGTGTCATAATAGACTAGCACTTGGAATTCTAGATATCCTTCATCTTCCTTGAATCGCCAATAACAGCTGACAAAATGCAGACCCACAAACAGCCGCATTTTGCCATGtgcagaaaaaacaataaataaaagagaaaatgccAGACAAGAGTAGTAGAAAGCAAATAAGCATTTCCTTTTACTTAATGATGTGCAGTAGCTATGGCAGTAGCTATAGCTCCACTACACTCTAACCTGTCAtgcatctccccagaaatgtaactacccATTGCAGTCACAATGGCCGTGATGGCTGCCAAATGCATTTTCTTGTTCACAAAATTCAGTGGACAGACAAGCAGAGAAGGTTCTCCTTTGTGCAGTCTTACACATCATCTACTTAAATGTATTCTCTACATTCTATTCTGCAATGATTTTAGTGAAACTGGCTGTTAATCCACATTTATTCACTTCTATTGCAACATGAGCCACTCTGTTCCACTAACCATTGTGTAAAGTGTAAGGTGAAACCCAACTCAGCTTGCCTGTCGCTACCTTATACGGACACACCAGTGAATAGGCATAAAGGCTTTCAACAGACCACGATGCTGTAGATATGCCATCATTGTGCCACAGTGCTATAAATTAAGCTTTATGGTGTAAACT is part of the Mugil cephalus isolate CIBA_MC_2020 chromosome 10, CIBA_Mcephalus_1.1, whole genome shotgun sequence genome and encodes:
- the ppp6r3 gene encoding serine/threonine-protein phosphatase 6 regulatory subunit 3 isoform X3 gives rise to the protein MFWKFDLHTTSHIDTLLEKEDVTLTEVMDEDDVLQECKAQNHKLVDFLLRPQCMEDLVSFITQEPSTDVEEKVKYKYPNISCELLTSDVSQINDRLGEDEKLLMKLYGFLQNEPPLNPLLASFFSKVLSILIGRKPEQIVDFLRKREDFVDLMIKHIGTSAIMDLLLRMLTCVEPQQLRQDVLNWLNEEKVIQRLVDMVQSSQDEDRHSNASQSLCEIIRLSRDQMFQVQGCSEPDPLLATLEKQETVEQLLSNIFDKEKNESAIVSVIQILLTLFETRRPAFEGHMECPPGMSHPSFSVNHSILEAVRPRLKDFHQLLLEPPKRNVMKTTWGVLDPPVGNTRLNVVRLVASLLQSNTHSINTELINLNTLGVILDMYFKYIWNNFLHIQVEICTAMILAMPPATTDTQHVTEQEHARDSILITHLFQKCQFIQRILDAWTSNEKEQAEGGRRRGYMGHLTRIANSIIHNCDKGANGPQIQHLISELPVEDREKWEAFISGQLADTNKRNTVDLVNTHHIHSSSDDEVDFKDSGFHQDSSLQQAFSDYQMQQMTSNFIEQFGFNDEEFADQDDVVDIPFDRISDINFSLNTNESASMTLFEARCKEKIQQFEDACSDEEDIWDEKDVTFAPEAQRRPRSSGSTDSEESTDSEEEDVKRDPFEAPNSSNDDRMEVDTGPVWTANFDDIPMDTGTSIAPTSSSNSSASSPLSSSSSIEAPTEAAWRSSSAATSNSEAGWADFSNFNPIGPKDPLRCNSPVAMETSIETSDPLGVNAPTQDEDRDSWLGTSVGSPSSTLPKDLGRDRPEEENACSEQRSITETVINGSMKETVSLTVDAKTETAVFKSDEEKIVSSKKYSVGECVDSETAGTNSSPTTYCPKTGSEKCHSTVELPNGPLEEMSAVEEARNSEPTVNGPV
- the ppp6r3 gene encoding serine/threonine-protein phosphatase 6 regulatory subunit 3 isoform X2; the encoded protein is MFWKFDLHTTSHIDTLLEKEDVTLTEVMDEDDVLQECKAQNHKLVDFLLRPQCMEDLVSFITQEPSTDVEEKVKYKYPNISCELLTSDVSQINDRLGEDEKLLMKLYGFLQNEPPLNPLLASFFSKVLSILIGRKPEQIVDFLRKREDFVDLMIKHIGTSAIMDLLLRMLTCVEPQQLRQDVLNWLNEEKVIQRLVDMVQSSQDEDRHSNASQSLCEIIRLSRDQMFQVQGCSEPDPLLATLEKQETVEQLLSNIFDKEKNESAIVSVIQILLTLFETRRPAFEGHMECPPGMSHPSFSVNHSILEAVRPRLKDFHQLLLEPPKRNVMKTTWGVLDPPVGNTRLNVVRLVASLLQSNTHSINTELINLNTLGVILDMYFKYIWNNFLHIQVEICTAMILAMPPATTDTQHVTEQEHARDSILITHLFQKCQFIQRILDAWTSNEKEQAEGGRRRGYMGHLTRIANSIIHNCDKGANGPQIQHLISELPVEDREKWEAFISGQLADTNKRNTVDLVNTHHIHSSSDDEVDFKDSGFHQDSSLQQAFSDYQMQQMTSNFIEQFGFNDEEFADQDDVVDIPFDRISDINFSLNTNESASMTLFEARCKEKIQQFEDACSDEEDIWDEKDVTFAPEAQRRPRSSGSTDSEESTDSEEEDVKRDPFEAPNSSNDDRMEVDTGPVWTANFDDIPMDTGTSIAPTSSSNSSASSPLSSSSSIEAPTEAAWRSSSAATSNSEAGWADFSNFNPIGPKDPLRCNSPVAMETSIETSDPLGVNAPTQDEDRDSWLGTSVGSPSSTLPKDLGRDRPEEENACSEQRSITETVINGSMKETVSLTVDAKTETAVFKRVLKSYRDEEKIVSSKKYSVGECVDSETAGTNSSPTTYCPKTGEKCHSTVELPNGPLEEMSAVEEARNSEPTVNGPV